Part of the Spinacia oleracea cultivar Varoflay chromosome 5, BTI_SOV_V1, whole genome shotgun sequence genome, AACTGTCCCCTTCCTCAAACTGAGTATCTGTGACAGCCACTTTCTCAACCTGTTGCTTGCTCAGTAGATTTAGCAATTGTGTACATTGCTCTGGTGTGAAAAAGTTTGCCTGTGGCTGTTGTGGTTGTTGCTCTCTGTCATTAggaaaatattgttgttgaTATTCAGTCATATCATCATAGTAAGCTTCATCAGTATAGACAGCAGAAGCAGCTCTTTTGTCACTCTTGAACCCTGTGAAACCTGGTGGAAAACCATGCAATTTGAAACATCTCTCTGTGCTGTGTCCATTAACCTTACAGTGATCACAGTAGTAGCTGGATGGAGGTCTCTTATAGCCAGTTGCTTTGTTCCCTCCAGTTGATTGATAATTGTTCCTAGGATAGCCTGATTGCTGCGCTCTGTAATTATTTCTCCCTTGGTAATCATTATACCTTCTTCTGTCTGCTGCAAAAGCATGACTCTCATGCTGTACAGGAGCACTAATTTCCTTCTGTCTTTCTTCTTGTGCCAGCATCCTATATGCATGTGATAGTGTTGGGAGTGGTTGCATCATGAGTAAGTTGCCTCTAGCTGCAGCTAAATGCTCTCCTAGTTTCATAAGAAACTGCATCAACCTCTGTTCTTGTTGCATCTTGAAAATCTTTTGTGTCAAATTGCAAGTGCATAAGTTG contains:
- the LOC110776365 gene encoding uncharacterized protein, whose translation is MTTQNLPPNQDPASPFYLHPTDNTANQLVSVKFMGEGYGDWRRSMMISMSSKNKLGFVNGRLPKPDPTDITYEAWLRCNDMMISWILFNLDSVISKSVLYFNTAREIWLDLEDRFGFVSGPQLYALKRQASDITQGSQNVAEFFTEIKSIWDKISAANPLPTCTCNLCTCNLTQKIFKMQQEQRLMQFLMKLGEHLAAARGNLLMMQPLPTLSHAYRMLAQEERQKEISAPVQHESHAFAADRRRYNDYQGRNNYRAQQSGYPRNNYQSTGGNKATGYKRPPSSYYCDHCKVNGHSTERCFKLHGFPPGFTGFKSDKRAASAVYTDEAYYDDMTEYQQQYFPNDREQQPQQPQANFFTPEQCTQLLNLLSKQQVEKVAVTDTQFEEGDSSGHAFMAGPFNERETGSW